In Bradyrhizobium sp. 1(2017), one DNA window encodes the following:
- the cobG gene encoding precorrin-3B synthase yields MSASVVKGWCPGALRPMQSGDGLVVRVRPFGGRLEAAQIAGLAELADRHGNGLIDVTSRANLQIRGVSDQSHRPLLDGLARLTLLDPDPETETRRNILVTPFWSPGDETQALAAELEEALANSALALPTKFGFAIDDGRSRVLAGDSADVRIERDRSGRLLVRADGARLGRSVGRGGAVPTALALANWFITSGGITGGRGRMAAHIASGAALPGTLRGETEPAPVMAALRPGHYPQGAMVGVAFGQMLHSTLHQFAGCGHALRMTPWRMVLSEGKRAMPNGAGLITEPHDPALRVIACSGAPRCREAHADTRALAAALAPRIAPDTRLHVSGCAKGCAHSGTAAVTLVATGAGFDLVRGGSTRDEPALRGLNGADIVSDPSILVGGH; encoded by the coding sequence ATGAGCGCGTCGGTGGTCAAGGGCTGGTGTCCCGGCGCGCTGCGGCCGATGCAATCGGGCGACGGGCTCGTGGTCCGCGTGCGCCCGTTCGGTGGGCGGCTCGAGGCAGCGCAGATCGCCGGCCTTGCGGAACTCGCCGATCGGCACGGCAATGGCCTGATCGACGTCACGAGCCGCGCCAATCTCCAGATCAGGGGTGTCAGCGATCAGAGCCACCGGCCGCTGCTCGACGGCCTCGCGCGGCTGACATTACTCGATCCTGACCCGGAGACGGAAACGCGCCGCAACATCCTGGTGACGCCGTTCTGGAGCCCCGGCGACGAGACGCAGGCGCTCGCGGCCGAGCTCGAGGAGGCGCTTGCCAATAGCGCGCTCGCACTTCCGACAAAATTCGGCTTTGCCATTGATGACGGCAGGTCGCGCGTGCTGGCCGGCGATTCCGCCGACGTGCGCATCGAGCGCGATCGCAGTGGCCGGCTCCTGGTGCGCGCCGACGGTGCGAGGCTCGGCCGTTCCGTCGGGCGTGGCGGCGCCGTGCCGACTGCGCTCGCGCTCGCAAACTGGTTCATCACGTCCGGCGGCATCACGGGTGGGCGAGGGCGCATGGCGGCGCACATCGCTTCCGGTGCGGCATTGCCCGGAACCTTGCGCGGAGAGACCGAGCCGGCCCCTGTGATGGCCGCGCTGCGGCCTGGACATTATCCGCAAGGCGCGATGGTCGGGGTCGCGTTCGGTCAGATGCTGCACTCGACCCTGCATCAATTCGCCGGTTGCGGACACGCCCTGCGCATGACGCCGTGGCGGATGGTTCTCAGCGAAGGCAAGCGTGCGATGCCGAACGGGGCGGGTCTCATCACTGAGCCTCATGATCCCGCGCTGCGCGTCATTGCCTGTAGCGGCGCGCCGCGCTGCCGCGAAGCCCATGCCGACACGCGCGCGCTTGCCGCCGCGCTCGCCCCGCGCATCGCGCCCGACACGCGACTTCACGTCTCCGGCTGCGCCAAGGGCTGCGCGCATTCCGGCACCGCCGCGGTGACGCTGGTTGCGACCGGCGCCGGCTTCGATCTCGTCCGCGGCGGCTCGACGCGCGACGAGCCTGCCTTGCGCGGCCTGAACGGCGCCGACATCGTCAGCGATCCCTCCATCCTGGTCGGAGGACACTGA
- a CDS encoding precorrin-2 C(20)-methyltransferase — MGRIICCGLGPGDPDLMSVRADRTVRGAQHVAYFRKKGRPGQARRIVEGMLAAGVTEYPMEYPVTTELAFDSPEYVQLLAGFYDEWAERLARLSRAVDVVVLCEGDPYFYGSFMHLHARLQGRVEIEVIAGIPGMVGCWNGVGQPIALGDDVTTVLMGTLPEDELERRMRDSDALVVMKTGRNLAKVRRALASAGRLDDAWLVERGTMPGERVARLAEIDADDCPYFAIVLVHGKGRHLDAAE; from the coding sequence ATGGGGCGCATCATCTGCTGCGGTCTCGGCCCCGGCGATCCTGATCTGATGAGCGTGCGTGCCGACCGCACGGTGCGCGGGGCGCAGCATGTCGCCTATTTCCGCAAGAAGGGCAGGCCGGGTCAGGCGCGTCGCATCGTCGAGGGCATGCTGGCTGCCGGTGTCACCGAATATCCGATGGAATATCCTGTCACCACCGAGCTTGCCTTCGACAGCCCCGAATACGTCCAGTTGCTCGCCGGCTTCTACGACGAATGGGCCGAGCGCCTGGCACGGCTTTCGCGCGCGGTCGACGTCGTCGTGCTGTGCGAGGGCGATCCCTATTTCTACGGCTCCTTCATGCATCTGCACGCGCGTCTGCAGGGCCGCGTCGAGATCGAGGTGATCGCGGGCATTCCCGGCATGGTCGGCTGCTGGAACGGCGTCGGACAGCCGATCGCGCTCGGCGACGACGTCACGACGGTGTTGATGGGCACGCTTCCCGAAGACGAGCTCGAGCGGCGCATGCGCGATTCCGATGCGCTCGTCGTCATGAAGACCGGCCGCAATCTCGCGAAGGTGCGCCGCGCGCTCGCATCCGCCGGGCGGCTGGACGATGCCTGGCTGGTCGAGCGCGGCACCATGCCGGGCGAGCGTGTCGCGCGGCTCGCGGAGATCGATGCCGACGACTGTCCTTATTTTGCGATCGTGCTCGTGCACGGCAAGGGCCGGCATCTGGACGCGGCCGAATGA
- a CDS encoding cobalt-precorrin-6A reductase: MIRALILGGTADASLLAAEIARAGIEAVYSYGGRTRAPADQPLPTRIGGFGGVSGLADYIRREGITHVIDATHPFAAEMSRNAAAACADNRTPLIALERAPWTKTPGDDWIEAVDVNAAVAALPEAPARVFLAIGRQHIAPFAMKPQHIYTLRFVDPPESPLPFAADVIVSRGPFTLDGELEMMRTRGIAWIVARNSGGDGARAKLEAARMLGLPVIMISRPQLPERLRVESVAEIMQWLGHSARLGA; encoded by the coding sequence ATGATTCGCGCCCTCATTCTGGGCGGAACCGCCGATGCGAGCCTGCTCGCCGCGGAGATCGCGCGTGCCGGCATCGAGGCCGTGTATTCCTATGGCGGTCGCACCCGCGCGCCGGCCGATCAGCCATTGCCGACCCGCATCGGCGGATTCGGCGGTGTGAGCGGGCTTGCCGATTACATCCGCCGCGAAGGCATCACGCATGTGATCGATGCGACGCATCCCTTCGCCGCCGAGATGAGCCGCAACGCCGCCGCGGCGTGTGCGGACAACCGCACGCCTTTGATTGCACTGGAGCGCGCGCCCTGGACCAAAACGCCCGGCGACGACTGGATCGAGGCCGTCGACGTCAATGCCGCCGTCGCCGCGCTGCCCGAGGCGCCGGCAAGAGTCTTCCTCGCCATCGGCCGCCAGCACATCGCGCCATTCGCGATGAAGCCGCAGCACATCTACACGCTGCGCTTCGTCGACCCGCCCGAATCGCCCCTGCCCTTCGCGGCCGACGTGATCGTGTCGCGCGGCCCCTTCACCCTCGACGGCGAGCTTGAGATGATGCGCACGCGCGGCATCGCGTGGATCGTCGCCCGCAATTCCGGCGGCGACGGCGCGCGCGCCAAGCTCGAGGCGGCCCGCATGCTCGGCCTGCCCGTGATCATGATCTCGCGACCGCAATTGCCGGAACGTTTGCGGGTCGAGAGCGTGGCCGAGATCATGCAGTGGCTTGGTCATTCTGCCCGCCTCGGCGCATAG
- a CDS encoding precorrin-8X methylmutase — protein sequence MPHIYETDGAAIYRQSFATIRAEADLARFSPEEEQVVVRMIHAAGMVGLEAHIRFTPGMAAAARAALQKGAPILCDARMVSEGITRARLPAANAVICTLGDAAVPALAQSMRNTRSAAALELWRPHLGGAIVAIGNAPTALFHLLNMLEDRDCPRPAAIIGCPVGFVGAAESKAALMADPPVPALTVEGRLGGSAITVAAVNALASRSE from the coding sequence ATGCCGCATATTTACGAGACCGACGGCGCGGCGATCTACCGGCAATCCTTCGCGACCATCCGCGCCGAGGCGGATCTTGCCCGCTTTTCGCCCGAGGAGGAACAGGTGGTGGTGCGGATGATCCACGCCGCCGGCATGGTCGGCCTCGAGGCGCATATCCGCTTCACGCCGGGCATGGCGGCCGCTGCACGCGCGGCCTTGCAGAAGGGGGCGCCGATCCTGTGCGACGCGCGCATGGTTTCGGAGGGAATTACGCGCGCGAGATTGCCCGCGGCCAACGCCGTGATCTGCACGCTCGGTGACGCCGCCGTTCCCGCCCTCGCGCAGTCCATGCGCAACACGCGTTCGGCCGCCGCGCTGGAGCTCTGGAGGCCGCATCTGGGTGGCGCGATCGTCGCGATCGGCAACGCGCCGACCGCGCTGTTTCACCTGCTGAACATGCTGGAGGACCGCGACTGTCCGCGGCCGGCAGCGATCATCGGCTGCCCCGTCGGCTTCGTTGGAGCTGCCGAATCCAAGGCCGCGCTGATGGCCGATCCGCCGGTGCCGGCGCTGACGGTCGAGGGCCGCCTCGGCGGCTCCGCGATCACGGTTGCTGCCGTAAATGCATTGGCGAGCCGGAGCGAATAG
- the cobJ gene encoding precorrin-3B C(17)-methyltransferase has product MTGTLTIAGLGPGSDALVTPEVSAALAAATDILGYAPYVARVPPRAGLTLHPSDNREELQRASQALQLAAEGGQVVVVSSGDPGVFAMASAVFEALEQAPQYRELPIRVLPGITAMLAAAARAGAPLGHDFCAINLSDNLKPWAVIEKRLRLAAEADFAIAMYNPRSASRPEGFGRALATLRDAGCGERLVIFARAISAPDEKIQAVTLNEATPEMADMRTLVIVGNSQTRRVGRWVYAPRRAE; this is encoded by the coding sequence ATGACGGGCACGCTGACCATCGCGGGCCTCGGGCCTGGCAGCGACGCGCTGGTGACGCCGGAAGTCTCCGCCGCGCTCGCAGCTGCCACCGATATTCTGGGCTATGCGCCCTATGTCGCGCGCGTGCCGCCGCGAGCCGGGCTCACCTTGCATCCGTCGGACAATCGCGAAGAGCTGCAGCGCGCGAGCCAAGCCCTGCAGCTCGCGGCCGAAGGCGGCCAGGTCGTCGTTGTCTCCTCCGGCGATCCCGGCGTGTTCGCGATGGCCTCAGCCGTGTTCGAGGCGCTCGAACAGGCGCCGCAATATCGGGAGCTGCCGATCCGCGTGCTGCCGGGCATCACGGCGATGCTGGCGGCGGCTGCCCGCGCCGGCGCGCCGCTCGGCCATGATTTCTGCGCGATCAACCTCTCCGACAATCTCAAGCCCTGGGCGGTGATCGAGAAGCGCCTGCGGCTTGCGGCGGAGGCTGATTTTGCCATCGCGATGTACAATCCGCGCTCGGCGAGCCGGCCGGAAGGGTTTGGCCGCGCGCTTGCGACGCTTCGCGACGCCGGCTGCGGCGAGCGGCTCGTGATCTTCGCGCGCGCGATCAGCGCGCCGGATGAGAAGATCCAGGCCGTCACGCTGAACGAAGCGACGCCCGAAATGGCCGACATGCGCACGCTTGTCATCGTCGGCAATTCGCAGACGCGCCGCGTCGGCCGCTGGGTCTATGCGCCGAGGCGGGCAGAATGA
- the cobN gene encoding cobaltochelatase subunit CobN, which translates to MHVVFRESRGLEETATPRDIGQDPADLVVLSYSDSDLAAFAAGWRRGRRGLPSLRLANLAELRHPLSVDTYIERTLSQARGILVRLIGGESYWAYGLAALQQLAKDRNIVLAVLPADGRDDTRLDAYSTLPVSTLRRLKVLCDTGGPVAAQAAIAQLALASGLYAGPVVGEMIVPEMGFYDPARSVIAAPVGGEGKPRALVTFYRSYLTAADTGPIDALIAALLEKGFDAYGVFVTSLKAPGVADWLRAHLAQNPAAAIVNATAFSGLGDDGTTPFDAASCPVFQVALSTARREDWAESLRGLSPGDLAMHVVLPEVDGRLFAGVVSFKSAAERDPELQFSHLAHRPDEERVSAVAARVAAWRRLAETPASEKRLALVLPNYPGRPHQIAHAVGLDALASVEALASDLAEAGFDVAPVDALGEALLKQCLTWSVADYRAALSRLPQSLQDDLAQAWGAPENDPSCRDGAFHFAAVACGKSIVAVQPERGDTSARDTDYHDLARTPRHSYVAFYLWLREQGSDAVVHMGAHGTLEWLPGKSVALSSGCWPEALIGDLPVIYPFIVNDPGEAAQAKRRISAVTIGHLPPPLAASVVPEGLRRLERLLDEYSTADGLDPARRQRLIAAIRDEARAAGLENDLGLDASAAPAEAIPRIDRFVCDLKESQFGDGLHVFGRGACGEAERDALHAALAGRRIAPGPSGSPYRGRQDVLPTGRNLFAVDPRAVPTPSAHAQGIRLAEELLRRHLQDHGDWPKGLVVDLWGSATMRTAGEEFAMALHLAGLAPRWDHAAGRVTGYDIIAPAELGRPRIDVTLRVSGLFRDVFSGLAQLFEAAAEALASREDEGDENPYRHRASRVFAPRPGQYGVGLSAIPDAFTPETRDAAGEAWLSASSWAFQADGALQPDRAGIEQRLASADAFVHVQDLPETDLLLAADYAAHEAGIAAAAAHLGAAGPALYHLDTTRPDQPHARTLTEEISRVVRARAANPAWIAGMLRHGFRGAAEITATLEHMAAFAHLADAVPPHLFDLYYDATLGNDDVRAFMARENPAALAAMETCFTRLHEASLWRTRRNSIAAALREAS; encoded by the coding sequence ATGCACGTCGTCTTCCGCGAGAGCCGCGGTCTCGAGGAGACCGCGACGCCAAGAGACATCGGCCAGGACCCGGCCGATCTCGTGGTGCTCTCGTATTCGGATTCCGACCTTGCCGCGTTCGCGGCCGGCTGGCGGCGCGGCCGGCGCGGCCTGCCGTCGCTGCGGCTCGCCAACCTCGCAGAGCTCCGTCATCCGCTCTCGGTCGACACCTATATCGAGCGCACGCTGTCGCAGGCGCGCGGCATTCTGGTGCGGCTGATCGGCGGTGAGTCCTACTGGGCGTACGGGCTCGCGGCCCTGCAGCAACTTGCGAAGGATCGCAACATCGTGCTGGCCGTGTTGCCGGCGGACGGCCGCGATGACACGCGGCTCGATGCGTATTCGACCTTGCCGGTCTCGACACTGCGCCGGCTCAAGGTGCTCTGCGACACCGGCGGTCCGGTCGCCGCGCAGGCGGCGATTGCGCAGCTCGCGCTGGCCTCGGGTCTCTATGCGGGGCCGGTCGTCGGTGAAATGATCGTGCCCGAGATGGGATTTTATGATCCGGCGCGCAGTGTCATTGCTGCGCCGGTGGGCGGCGAGGGGAAACCGCGCGCGCTGGTGACGTTCTATCGTTCCTATCTCACCGCTGCCGACACCGGCCCGATCGATGCCCTGATCGCCGCGCTGCTCGAGAAGGGATTTGACGCCTATGGCGTGTTCGTCACCTCGCTGAAGGCTCCGGGCGTTGCCGATTGGCTGCGCGCGCATCTTGCGCAAAATCCTGCGGCGGCGATCGTCAACGCGACCGCGTTCTCGGGCCTGGGCGATGACGGCACGACGCCGTTCGATGCCGCGTCCTGTCCGGTGTTCCAGGTCGCGCTCTCGACGGCGCGGCGCGAGGATTGGGCGGAGTCGCTGCGCGGCCTGTCGCCCGGTGATCTCGCGATGCATGTGGTGCTGCCCGAGGTCGATGGCCGCCTGTTCGCGGGCGTTGTGAGCTTCAAATCCGCTGCGGAGCGCGATCCCGAGCTGCAGTTCTCGCATCTGGCGCACAGGCCCGATGAGGAGCGCGTGAGCGCCGTTGCCGCGCGCGTGGCGGCCTGGCGCCGTCTTGCGGAGACGCCGGCCAGCGAAAAGCGACTGGCGCTCGTGCTCCCGAATTATCCGGGCCGGCCGCACCAGATCGCGCATGCGGTGGGGCTCGATGCGCTGGCGTCGGTAGAAGCCTTGGCGTCCGATCTCGCGGAGGCCGGCTTCGATGTTGCGCCGGTCGATGCGCTCGGCGAAGCGCTGCTGAAGCAGTGTTTGACCTGGAGCGTGGCCGATTATCGCGCAGCGCTTTCGCGCCTGCCGCAATCCCTGCAGGACGATCTCGCGCAGGCCTGGGGCGCGCCGGAGAATGATCCGAGCTGCCGCGACGGCGCGTTCCACTTCGCCGCTGTCGCGTGCGGCAAGTCGATCGTCGCGGTCCAGCCCGAGCGCGGCGATACGTCCGCGCGCGATACCGACTATCACGATCTCGCGCGCACGCCGCGCCACTCCTATGTCGCGTTCTATCTGTGGCTCCGAGAGCAAGGCAGCGATGCCGTCGTGCACATGGGGGCGCATGGCACGCTGGAATGGCTGCCCGGCAAATCCGTGGCGCTGTCGTCGGGCTGCTGGCCGGAGGCCCTGATCGGCGATCTCCCCGTCATCTATCCCTTCATCGTTAACGATCCCGGCGAGGCCGCGCAGGCCAAACGGCGTATCTCGGCCGTCACTATCGGCCACCTGCCGCCGCCGCTTGCGGCGTCCGTCGTGCCGGAGGGGTTGCGCCGGCTCGAACGCCTGCTCGACGAATATTCGACCGCCGACGGACTTGATCCCGCGCGCCGCCAGCGCTTGATCGCAGCGATCCGCGACGAGGCGCGTGCGGCAGGCCTCGAAAATGATCTTGGCCTCGATGCATCGGCAGCGCCCGCCGAAGCGATCCCGCGAATCGACCGTTTCGTCTGCGATCTCAAGGAGAGCCAGTTCGGCGATGGCCTGCACGTGTTCGGCCGCGGCGCCTGCGGCGAAGCGGAGCGCGATGCGCTGCACGCCGCGCTCGCAGGCCGGCGCATTGCGCCGGGGCCGTCGGGCTCGCCCTATCGCGGGCGGCAGGACGTGCTGCCGACCGGCCGCAATCTCTTTGCCGTCGATCCGCGCGCGGTGCCGACGCCATCGGCGCATGCGCAGGGCATCAGGCTCGCCGAAGAGCTGCTCCGCCGGCACTTGCAGGATCATGGCGATTGGCCCAAGGGCCTCGTCGTCGACCTCTGGGGCTCGGCAACGATGCGCACCGCGGGCGAGGAGTTCGCGATGGCGCTGCATCTGGCCGGCCTTGCGCCGCGCTGGGATCACGCCGCCGGGCGCGTCACCGGCTACGACATCATCGCGCCGGCCGAGCTCGGCCGCCCCCGCATCGACGTCACGCTGCGCGTTTCCGGCCTGTTCCGCGACGTATTTTCCGGCCTGGCGCAATTGTTTGAAGCCGCCGCCGAGGCGCTCGCGAGCCGCGAGGACGAGGGCGACGAAAACCCCTATCGTCACCGTGCTTCCCGCGTGTTCGCGCCGCGGCCCGGACAATACGGCGTCGGCCTGTCGGCAATCCCCGATGCCTTCACACCCGAGACGCGTGATGCCGCCGGCGAAGCCTGGCTGTCGGCATCGTCCTGGGCATTCCAGGCGGATGGCGCGTTGCAGCCGGATCGCGCCGGCATCGAACAGCGGCTCGCATCCGCTGACGCGTTCGTCCATGTACAGGACCTGCCGGAAACGGATCTCTTGCTCGCCGCCGACTATGCCGCGCATGAAGCCGGTATTGCGGCCGCAGCGGCGCATCTCGGTGCGGCAGGGCCGGCGCTCTATCACCTCGACACGACACGCCCCGACCAGCCGCACGCGCGCACATTGACCGAGGAAATCTCGCGCGTGGTCCGGGCCCGTGCAGCCAACCCGGCCTGGATCGCCGGCATGCTGCGCCACGGTTTTCGCGGGGCGGCCGAGATCACCGCAACGCTCGAGCACATGGCCGCCTTCGCGCATCTGGCCGACGCCGTGCCGCCGCATCTGTTCGATCTCTACTACGATGCGACGCTCGGCAATGACGATGTCCGCGCCTTCATGGCGCGCGAAAACCCGGCGGCGCTTGCTGCGATGGAGACATGCTTCACCCGCCTGCATGAGGCCTCGCTCTGGCGAACGCGCCGCAATTCGATCGCGGCTGCGCTGCGGGAGGCATCATGA